CTCGCCACGCAGGACCAACTCACCGCTGGCGAACAGATCCTTCTCATGTCCTTCGATCGGGCGGTCGAGGGTCACACGATAGGTCTTCGGCACGTGGTGTTTCGGGCTGATCAGGCGATGCAGGAGCTGGCCATTGTCCGTCATGAGCAGCATGCCGGTGGTGTCCTTGTCGAGACGGCCCACGGGGCTGAGGACCGGATTGCGCAGGGCGAATCTGTTAGGCAGCAGGTCGTAGATCGTATCGCCCGGGTCGTCGGTGCTGCAGGTGTAGCCGTCCGGCTTGTGGAAGAGGATCGTTAGCGGCGCGGGAGCGTCGAGAGGCTCGCCCTTGAAACGGATCTCCGCGTGGGGCGGGAAGTCGCGTTCGCCCAGCACCTTGCCGACCGTATCGGTCACATGCCCTTTCCTCAGATCCCGCTCGACCTGGCTGCGCGAGCCGTAGCCGAGATTTGCCAGCAACTTCACCAATTTCATCGCAACATTCTCCTTTCCGCAAAGATCACCTTGTAAACCGAGTCCTCCGCCACCTTGCGCCAGACGAGTCCC
This is a stretch of genomic DNA from Luteolibacter rhizosphaerae. It encodes these proteins:
- a CDS encoding pseudouridine synthase — translated: MKLVKLLANLGYGSRSQVERDLRKGHVTDTVGKVLGERDFPPHAEIRFKGEPLDAPAPLTILFHKPDGYTCSTDDPGDTIYDLLPNRFALRNPVLSPVGRLDKDTTGMLLMTDNGQLLHRLISPKHHVPKTYRVTLDRPIEGHEKDLFASGELVLRGEDKPLLPATMEVLGEKEATITLEEGRYHQVRRMFAAAGNHVVALKRISIGNLALPDDLAEGEWRIVTEEEIRLASGK